The Sorangiineae bacterium MSr11367 genome window below encodes:
- a CDS encoding TerB family tellurite resistance protein gives MVTAFVFISAVPERQEELVDVIGARAEVVECHRFVGGELMARLSCADLAGVHQFVADQLRNEGVEIRIERVEATVKQASGAAALDSVTAKRGASIPPPPPSASPNSAPASQGRSGGRPRPRPLSNRERDVIRALAAVVWVDGNADPAELEIVDQVISGYAVSPEQRKELAEFVRSERGLDTTMSLDQLGAEDRELLLTNAAIITHADGVQLPSEKTMLTRLGKMLGYSEEQATVIVQSAVEEGAISLSSRALEDEAD, from the coding sequence ATGGTGACGGCGTTCGTCTTCATCTCCGCGGTACCGGAGCGTCAAGAGGAGCTGGTCGACGTCATTGGCGCGCGCGCCGAGGTCGTCGAGTGCCATCGGTTCGTCGGGGGCGAGCTCATGGCGCGCCTCTCGTGCGCGGATCTGGCGGGTGTGCATCAGTTCGTGGCCGATCAACTGCGGAACGAAGGGGTGGAGATCCGCATCGAGCGCGTCGAAGCGACGGTGAAGCAAGCCTCGGGCGCCGCTGCACTGGATTCGGTGACGGCCAAGCGGGGCGCCTCCATTCCGCCGCCTCCTCCGAGCGCGTCGCCGAATTCAGCGCCGGCCTCGCAAGGCCGGTCTGGCGGTCGTCCACGTCCACGTCCTCTGTCGAACCGCGAACGCGACGTCATCCGCGCGCTCGCGGCGGTGGTCTGGGTCGATGGAAATGCCGACCCGGCGGAGCTCGAGATCGTCGACCAGGTCATCTCCGGGTATGCCGTTAGCCCCGAGCAGCGCAAGGAGCTCGCGGAGTTCGTGCGCAGCGAGCGAGGGCTCGATACGACGATGTCCCTGGACCAGCTCGGGGCCGAGGATCGCGAGCTCCTCCTCACCAACGCGGCGATCATTACGCATGCCGACGGCGTTCAGCTTCCCTCAGAAAAGACGATGCTGACGAGGCTCGGGAAAATGCTGGGCTACTCGGAAGAGCAAGCCACCGTCATCGTCCAGTCGGCCGTGGAGGAGGGCGCAATCAGTCTCTCGAGCCGCGCCCTCGAGGACGAAGCGGACTGA
- a CDS encoding MFS transporter translates to MIRRPFVILILLTGLNLLNYLDRYVLSAVLPKIEAELALTKLVEGTAATVFLVGYFATSPMFGVLGDRGRRTRLMALGVAVWSLATLWSGLAAGKWSLLASRAFVGIGEASYATIAPTIIDDLAPPERRGRWLSVFYTAMPVGSALGYLTGGFVEHAFGWRAAFFVAGGPGLMLALLCLAIVEPERRVVAKAKEPMLTALRDLFPQRTYRRAVLGYAAYTFAIGGLAFWAPTFLYETFHLDLKTANFRFGMVTVIGGAIGTVLGGFLGDRAAKQNRGEGDPDRNASVGYLSVCAWSAAVGAPLTAACFVADSAGTFFSIALACEIALFVSSSPINAAILRSVPEERRASAMALSIFAIHLFGDLWSPPLIGALADQFSMRAAMFLITVGFAVGAIIWFVPGKQLKKQANPASAN, encoded by the coding sequence GTGATCCGGCGACCCTTCGTCATTCTGATCCTGCTGACCGGGCTGAATCTTCTCAACTACCTCGACCGCTACGTCCTCTCGGCGGTCCTGCCGAAGATCGAGGCGGAGCTCGCACTGACGAAGCTCGTCGAGGGCACGGCCGCCACCGTGTTTCTCGTGGGTTACTTCGCGACGAGCCCGATGTTTGGCGTGCTGGGCGACCGCGGACGGCGCACGCGGCTGATGGCCCTCGGGGTCGCCGTGTGGAGCCTCGCGACCCTGTGGTCGGGCCTCGCGGCGGGGAAATGGTCGCTGCTCGCCTCGCGCGCCTTCGTCGGCATCGGCGAGGCCAGCTACGCGACCATTGCACCTACGATCATCGACGATCTCGCGCCCCCGGAGCGGCGAGGGCGATGGCTCTCCGTGTTTTATACGGCGATGCCCGTGGGCTCGGCGCTCGGGTACCTCACGGGTGGCTTCGTCGAGCATGCCTTCGGATGGCGGGCGGCCTTCTTCGTGGCCGGCGGGCCGGGCCTGATGCTCGCCCTTCTTTGCCTAGCCATCGTCGAGCCGGAGCGGCGGGTCGTGGCCAAGGCCAAAGAGCCGATGCTCACGGCCTTGCGCGACCTCTTTCCGCAACGCACCTACCGCCGCGCGGTGCTCGGTTACGCCGCGTACACGTTTGCCATCGGCGGGCTGGCCTTTTGGGCACCAACGTTTCTCTACGAGACGTTCCACCTCGATTTGAAGACCGCCAATTTCCGCTTCGGAATGGTCACCGTGATCGGTGGGGCGATCGGCACCGTCCTTGGCGGTTTCCTCGGGGACAGGGCCGCCAAGCAGAATCGCGGCGAGGGAGATCCGGACCGAAATGCGTCCGTCGGCTACCTCTCCGTCTGCGCATGGAGTGCAGCCGTGGGCGCACCGCTGACCGCCGCATGCTTCGTCGCGGACTCTGCGGGGACCTTCTTCAGCATTGCCTTGGCGTGCGAGATCGCTCTGTTCGTGTCGAGTTCGCCGATCAACGCCGCCATCCTGCGAAGCGTGCCCGAGGAGCGCCGTGCCAGCGCCATGGCCCTGAGCATCTTCGCGATTCATCTGTTCGGGGACCTCTGGTCGCCCCCTCTCATCGGAGCACTTGCGGATCAGTTCTCCATGCGCGCGGCGATGTTCCTCATTACGGTTGGGTTCGCTGTCGGCGCCATTATTTGGTTCGTGCCAGGCAAGCAGCTGAAAAAGCAAGCAAATCCCGCCAGTGCAAATTGA
- a CDS encoding thioredoxin family protein: protein MRHVVFLAATVLGFVTSACGHRSSSPSSTAASQQTTAASAPAKAKDAPLPFIEDDYPRALAEAKAKNKPLFVDGWATWCHSCLSLKSYVLTAPEMRAQADNFVWLSVDSEKDQNAPFFQKFGLSVLPTLWVIDPKTEQISWKLAGALTAPELAAALDDVRKKDGNAGEAESAFADGVRADAHKDPAGAARFYEKALAKSPRTWNHRAEAVSAYVTDLSATKQAERCAEVADHEAHALPMSTYRVNAAVIGAGCAQDQPQGSPAHTHLAPLVKELTDIVHTKGTILADDRSGAFDELISALKSDGKKDVAKQMAAEWAAFLEGEAQRAPDTKGRAVFDAHRMLAYVELGDPARAIPMFSQTERDFPEDYNPPARLSRVYFELKRYDEALAAASRAITKAYGPRKLRLYQLKADIAAAKKDAPAERQALDEALQFASTVSLREGYEKLRAQLAERRAKLGSGATAQR, encoded by the coding sequence ATGCGACACGTTGTCTTTCTTGCCGCGACCGTCCTTGGCTTCGTCACCTCCGCGTGCGGGCATCGTTCATCGTCGCCTTCGTCGACGGCAGCCTCTCAGCAGACGACGGCCGCCTCGGCGCCGGCCAAGGCGAAGGATGCCCCCCTTCCCTTCATCGAGGACGACTACCCGCGGGCACTTGCCGAGGCCAAGGCGAAGAACAAGCCGCTCTTCGTCGATGGATGGGCAACGTGGTGCCATTCGTGCCTCAGTCTGAAAAGCTACGTGCTGACTGCGCCCGAGATGCGGGCCCAGGCTGACAACTTCGTCTGGCTCTCCGTCGACAGCGAGAAGGACCAGAACGCGCCCTTCTTCCAGAAATTCGGCCTCAGCGTCCTGCCGACGTTGTGGGTCATCGATCCGAAGACCGAGCAGATCTCGTGGAAGCTCGCCGGCGCACTCACCGCACCGGAGCTCGCCGCAGCGCTCGATGACGTGCGCAAGAAGGACGGAAACGCGGGCGAGGCCGAATCCGCTTTCGCCGATGGCGTTCGCGCCGACGCGCACAAAGACCCCGCGGGCGCGGCGCGCTTCTACGAGAAGGCGCTCGCCAAGTCCCCGCGCACGTGGAACCACCGCGCGGAGGCCGTTTCGGCGTACGTGACCGATCTGTCGGCGACCAAGCAGGCCGAGCGATGCGCCGAAGTGGCTGACCATGAAGCGCACGCGCTTCCGATGAGCACGTACCGCGTGAACGCCGCGGTGATCGGCGCGGGATGCGCGCAGGATCAACCGCAGGGTTCGCCCGCCCACACGCACCTCGCGCCGTTGGTCAAAGAGCTGACGGACATCGTGCACACCAAGGGCACGATCCTCGCCGACGATCGCTCGGGGGCCTTCGACGAGCTCATTTCCGCGCTCAAGTCCGACGGGAAGAAGGACGTGGCCAAGCAGATGGCCGCCGAATGGGCCGCCTTCCTCGAGGGCGAGGCGCAGCGTGCGCCCGACACGAAGGGCCGCGCGGTCTTCGACGCGCACCGGATGCTCGCGTACGTCGAGCTCGGCGATCCGGCGCGGGCCATTCCCATGTTTTCGCAGACGGAACGCGACTTTCCGGAGGACTACAACCCGCCGGCGCGCCTTTCCCGCGTGTATTTCGAGTTGAAACGCTACGACGAGGCTCTGGCTGCCGCATCCCGCGCCATCACCAAGGCATACGGCCCGCGCAAACTGCGGCTCTATCAGCTCAAAGCGGATATCGCGGCGGCCAAAAAGGACGCGCCGGCCGAACGCCAAGCCCTCGACGAAGCACTGCAATTCGCGTCCACGGTTTCGCTGCGCGAGGGGTACGAAAAGCTTCGCGCGCAACTTGCAGAACGCCGCGCGAAGCTCGGAAGCGGCGCGACGGCGCAGCGCTAG
- a CDS encoding DNA topoisomerase VI subunit B: MPKRAAKVSERIESEETPAVEESEASAAPTRPARRATAETMASRQREISVSEFFTKNRHLLGFDNPAKALLTTVKEAVDNSLDACEEAGILPELIVEVKEVGNPTNASGASRFRVSIEDNGPGIVKPQIAKIFAKLLYGSKFHRLKQSRGQQGIGISAAGLYGQLTTGRPVVIISKIGKGRPAHRIELRIDTKRNHPDVLKDEIVEWDKEHGTRVEIELVAAYRGGRTGVEAYLEQTVVANPHLGLTFHPPKGEVLVFPRVANELPREAEEIKPHPHGVELGMLLRMLHDSPGKSVKQVLIDDFSRISPALAEQVCELAKVKPKTSAASIVGDDVDRLHKALGEVKVKAPSASCVVPIGEDLLIEGLKRRFKADFYVSTTRPPSVYRGNPFVVEVGLAYGGELPNDDPADVMRFANRVPLQYQPKACAISEAIYDTNWRSYELQQPRGALPLGPLAVVVHLASVWVPFTSEAKEAVAHYDELLREMKLAVQECGRKLGAHLRARERAVSEQKRLHLFQRYIPEVAEAIGAILSKPKDAVQQSFYSALPNFVRMAQEQPEKPDGEGSPGGSEPPPAANASEPPPPPKAAAKKAPAKKPAAPAKAAAPAAKAAAPAAKAAPAKAAAAKEPAKKAPPAAPKKGGPLPKKRTKPELRTQV, encoded by the coding sequence ATGCCGAAAAGAGCCGCCAAAGTCAGCGAGCGGATCGAATCCGAAGAGACCCCCGCCGTCGAGGAATCCGAAGCATCTGCAGCGCCCACTCGCCCCGCGCGAAGGGCCACCGCCGAGACCATGGCCTCGCGCCAGCGCGAAATCTCGGTCAGCGAGTTCTTTACGAAGAATCGCCACCTCCTCGGTTTCGACAACCCCGCCAAGGCGCTGCTCACCACCGTGAAAGAGGCGGTGGACAACTCGCTGGACGCTTGCGAGGAAGCCGGCATCCTGCCGGAGCTCATCGTCGAGGTGAAGGAGGTAGGCAACCCCACCAACGCCTCGGGGGCCTCCCGCTTCCGCGTTTCCATCGAGGACAACGGCCCGGGCATCGTCAAACCGCAGATCGCGAAGATCTTCGCGAAGCTCTTATATGGGTCGAAGTTCCACCGTCTGAAGCAATCGCGCGGGCAGCAGGGGATCGGCATCAGCGCCGCGGGCCTCTACGGGCAGCTCACCACGGGGCGCCCCGTGGTCATCATCTCGAAGATCGGCAAGGGCCGACCCGCGCACCGCATCGAGCTGCGCATCGACACGAAGCGCAACCACCCCGACGTCCTCAAGGACGAAATCGTCGAGTGGGACAAGGAGCACGGTACTCGGGTCGAAATCGAGCTGGTCGCCGCCTACCGCGGTGGCCGCACCGGCGTGGAGGCCTACCTCGAGCAAACCGTGGTGGCGAACCCGCACCTCGGCCTGACCTTCCACCCGCCCAAGGGCGAGGTGCTCGTGTTCCCGCGCGTGGCCAACGAGTTGCCGCGCGAGGCCGAGGAGATCAAGCCGCACCCGCACGGTGTCGAACTGGGCATGCTCCTGCGCATGCTGCACGATTCGCCGGGCAAATCGGTGAAGCAGGTGCTCATCGACGACTTCTCGCGCATCAGCCCGGCCCTGGCCGAACAGGTGTGCGAGCTCGCCAAGGTAAAGCCGAAGACGTCGGCCGCCAGCATCGTGGGCGACGACGTGGATCGCCTCCACAAGGCTCTCGGCGAGGTGAAGGTCAAGGCGCCGTCCGCGTCGTGCGTCGTGCCCATTGGGGAGGACCTCCTCATCGAGGGCCTGAAACGCCGCTTCAAGGCCGATTTTTACGTGTCGACCACGCGCCCGCCGTCGGTTTACCGCGGCAACCCGTTCGTGGTGGAGGTCGGCCTCGCCTACGGCGGTGAGCTTCCGAACGACGATCCGGCGGACGTCATGCGCTTCGCCAACCGGGTGCCGTTGCAGTACCAGCCCAAGGCCTGCGCCATCAGCGAGGCCATCTACGATACGAACTGGCGCTCGTACGAGCTGCAGCAGCCCCGCGGAGCCTTGCCGCTCGGCCCCTTGGCCGTGGTGGTGCACTTGGCGAGCGTCTGGGTGCCGTTCACCAGCGAGGCGAAGGAGGCCGTCGCCCATTACGACGAGCTGCTTCGCGAGATGAAGCTCGCCGTGCAGGAGTGCGGCCGCAAGCTGGGTGCGCACCTGCGTGCCCGCGAGCGCGCCGTGAGCGAGCAAAAGCGCTTGCACCTCTTCCAGCGCTACATTCCCGAGGTGGCCGAGGCCATCGGGGCGATCCTCTCGAAGCCGAAGGACGCCGTGCAGCAGTCGTTCTACTCCGCGCTGCCGAACTTCGTGCGCATGGCGCAAGAGCAGCCGGAAAAGCCGGATGGCGAAGGCTCTCCCGGCGGAAGCGAGCCCCCGCCCGCGGCCAATGCCAGCGAGCCGCCGCCGCCGCCGAAGGCCGCGGCGAAGAAAGCTCCGGCCAAGAAGCCGGCAGCCCCTGCGAAGGCCGCGGCTCCTGCTGCCAAGGCAGCTGCTCCTGCTGCGAAGGCAGCCCCTGCAAAGGCGGCCGCTGCGAAGGAACCCGCCAAAAAGGCGCCGCCCGCCGCGCCCAAGAAGGGCGGCCCGCTCCCCAAGAAGCGCACGAAACCCGAGCTACGGACCCAGGTCTAA
- a CDS encoding DNA topoisomerase IV subunit A, which translates to MAAAKKATTKPKTTEKDVRTLRKIEQLAQSAVRTVEKKENPALSIRMRALSNVSFNEKKRIIELGQKTQSREFFNTSMARKFMQTFLIARGCKTLIDEGKTVSIRQMFYMTKHTLQGSSENTFEDQSESDPIIEDLEVGIDALREELHLFANKRGLVVGSLVVNDAGDEIDLTRMGRGGWGIPSICEDDQLRFVRNKAEFILCVEKQAVWHRLNEDRFWEKHKCILMTTEGQAARGSRRLLQRMATELKLPIYVLVDNDPWGLYIYSVLKQGSINLAYESMRMAVPGVRFLGMSSFDYKKFTLPKAVEIKLSKEDISRAEQMKAYPWFKDKKWQREIQELLKNGFKMEVDALLTKSISFITEEYIPKKLRDKDFLQ; encoded by the coding sequence ATGGCCGCCGCCAAGAAAGCCACGACCAAGCCCAAGACGACCGAGAAGGACGTCCGTACGCTCCGCAAGATCGAGCAGCTCGCTCAATCGGCGGTACGCACCGTCGAGAAGAAGGAGAACCCCGCGCTCTCCATCCGCATGCGCGCGCTCTCCAACGTCTCCTTCAACGAGAAGAAGCGCATCATCGAGCTGGGCCAGAAAACGCAATCGCGTGAGTTTTTCAACACGTCGATGGCCCGCAAGTTCATGCAGACCTTCCTCATCGCGCGCGGCTGCAAGACGCTGATCGACGAGGGCAAGACGGTCAGCATCCGTCAAATGTTCTACATGACGAAGCATACGCTCCAGGGCAGCTCGGAGAACACCTTCGAGGACCAGAGCGAGAGCGATCCCATCATCGAAGATCTCGAGGTGGGCATCGACGCGTTGCGCGAGGAGCTCCATCTCTTCGCCAACAAGCGCGGCCTCGTCGTGGGCTCGCTCGTGGTCAACGACGCGGGCGACGAGATCGATTTGACCCGCATGGGGCGCGGTGGCTGGGGCATTCCGAGCATCTGCGAGGACGACCAACTCCGTTTCGTGCGCAACAAGGCGGAGTTCATCCTCTGCGTCGAGAAGCAAGCCGTCTGGCACCGCCTCAACGAAGACCGCTTCTGGGAGAAGCACAAGTGCATCCTCATGACCACCGAGGGCCAGGCGGCCCGCGGGTCGCGCCGGCTATTGCAGCGCATGGCCACCGAGCTGAAACTGCCCATCTACGTCCTCGTCGATAACGATCCGTGGGGGCTCTACATCTACTCGGTCCTCAAGCAGGGCTCGATCAACCTGGCCTACGAATCGATGCGCATGGCCGTCCCGGGCGTTCGCTTCTTGGGCATGAGCTCGTTCGACTACAAGAAGTTCACCCTGCCCAAGGCGGTCGAGATCAAGCTCTCGAAGGAAGACATTTCCCGCGCCGAGCAGATGAAGGCGTACCCCTGGTTCAAGGACAAGAAGTGGCAGCGTGAGATTCAGGAGCTGCTGAAAAACGGCTTCAAGATGGAGGTCGACGCCCTCCTCACGAAGAGCATTTCCTTCATCACGGAGGAGTACATTCCGAAGAAACTGCGGGACAAAGATTTCCTGCAGTAA